A stretch of the Thiocystis violascens DSM 198 genome encodes the following:
- the mpl gene encoding UDP-N-acetylmuramate:L-alanyl-gamma-D-glutamyl-meso-diaminopimelate ligase — protein MHLHILGICGTFMGGIALLARALGHRVTGSDANVYPPMSTQLEAAGIGLMEGYAASHLDPAPDVVVVGNAMKRGIPAVEAMLDRGLRYCSGPEWLKENLLRDRWVLAVAGTHGKTTTASMLAWALEDAGLDPGFLIGGVPLDFGLSARLGSAPFFVVEADEYDTAFFDKRSKFVHYGSRTLILNNLEFDHADIFDDLGQIQRQFHHLVRTVPGSGLIVHPGAEPAMDAVLAMGCWTPRERFGSGGDWTAELIEPDGSRFNVLLGGERVGAVQWGQTGMHNVNNALAVLAAARHAGVPVAAGIAALGRFKGVKRRMELRGEVNGVRVFDDFAHHPTAIATTLQGLRRRVGEQRILAVLEPRSNTMRLGVHNAELAASLDDADRVFLFAPPDLGWDAAGVFVGLGPRAEILTTVDAMVARIAAESRQGDQILVMSNGGFGGIHQKLLDALSPPTDTR, from the coding sequence CACCCAACTGGAAGCCGCCGGCATCGGTCTGATGGAAGGCTATGCCGCCTCGCATCTCGACCCGGCGCCGGACGTGGTGGTCGTCGGCAATGCCATGAAGCGCGGCATCCCGGCGGTGGAAGCCATGCTGGATCGGGGGCTGCGCTACTGCTCCGGTCCCGAATGGCTGAAGGAAAATCTGCTGCGCGACCGCTGGGTGCTCGCGGTCGCCGGCACTCACGGTAAGACCACGACCGCCAGCATGCTGGCCTGGGCGCTGGAAGACGCCGGGCTCGATCCTGGGTTCCTGATCGGCGGCGTGCCGCTGGACTTCGGTTTGTCCGCGCGTCTGGGATCGGCACCCTTTTTCGTGGTCGAGGCGGACGAATACGACACCGCCTTCTTCGACAAGCGTTCCAAGTTTGTCCACTACGGTTCGCGCACCCTGATTCTGAATAATCTGGAGTTCGATCACGCCGACATTTTCGACGATCTGGGGCAGATCCAGCGTCAGTTCCATCATCTGGTGCGGACGGTGCCCGGCAGCGGGCTGATCGTGCATCCGGGCGCGGAGCCCGCCATGGACGCGGTCCTTGCGATGGGCTGCTGGACACCCCGCGAGCGCTTCGGATCGGGTGGCGACTGGACCGCCGAACTCATCGAACCGGACGGCTCGCGGTTCAACGTCCTGCTCGGTGGCGAGCGGGTCGGCGCGGTCCAGTGGGGACAAACGGGCATGCACAATGTCAACAACGCACTCGCCGTGCTGGCCGCTGCCCGTCATGCCGGCGTGCCGGTCGCCGCTGGCATCGCCGCGCTGGGACGCTTCAAGGGTGTCAAGCGACGCATGGAATTGCGCGGCGAAGTGAATGGCGTGCGAGTTTTCGACGACTTCGCCCATCATCCCACGGCCATCGCGACGACCTTGCAGGGGCTGCGCCGGCGGGTCGGCGAGCAGCGCATCCTGGCCGTGCTGGAGCCGCGTTCCAACACCATGCGTCTCGGCGTGCATAACGCGGAACTCGCTGCCTCGCTCGACGACGCGGATCGGGTGTTCCTGTTCGCTCCGCCGGATCTGGGCTGGGATGCCGCCGGAGTCTTCGTCGGACTGGGGCCGCGCGCCGAGATTCTGACCACAGTGGACGCGATGGTCGCGCGCATTGCGGCCGAGAGCCGGCAGGGCGACCAGATACTCGTGATGAGCAACGGCGGCTTTGGCGGAATCCATCAAAAATTGCTGGATGCACTCTCGCCGCCAACCGACACCCGATAA
- a CDS encoding flavin prenyltransferase UbiX encodes MSPIPWTKTIAVALTGASGARYGLRLIDCLLAAGVRVYLLVSQAGQVVLKMETELDVPSRPAEAESFLADHFNAQPGQLRVFGRQEWTAPVASGSNPPNAMVICPCTAGTLGRIAAGLSGSLIERAADVALKERRKLILVIRETPFTTIHLENMLRLAQAGAVIMPASPGFYRNPTRLDDIVDFMVARILDHLEIPHELMDRWGSLDPAKPH; translated from the coding sequence ATGTCCCCGATCCCCTGGACCAAAACCATCGCCGTCGCGCTCACCGGCGCGTCCGGCGCACGCTATGGACTGCGCCTGATCGACTGTCTGCTCGCCGCCGGGGTGCGGGTCTATCTGCTGGTTTCGCAGGCCGGGCAGGTCGTATTGAAGATGGAAACCGAGCTTGATGTGCCCTCGCGTCCCGCCGAGGCCGAGTCATTCCTTGCCGATCATTTCAACGCCCAGCCCGGACAGCTTCGGGTCTTTGGCCGACAGGAATGGACCGCGCCCGTGGCTAGCGGCAGCAATCCCCCGAATGCCATGGTCATCTGCCCCTGCACCGCCGGCACCCTGGGCCGAATCGCCGCCGGACTCTCCGGCTCGCTGATCGAGCGTGCCGCCGATGTGGCCCTGAAAGAGCGTCGCAAGCTGATCCTCGTCATCCGCGAAACGCCCTTCACGACCATCCATCTGGAGAACATGCTGCGTCTCGCGCAGGCCGGAGCGGTCATCATGCCCGCCAGTCCAGGCTTTTACCGCAACCCTACCCGCCTTGATGACATCGTCGACTTCATGGTTGCCCGTATCCTGGATCACCTGGAGATTCCGCACGAATTGATGGATCGCTGGGGCTCCCTGGATCCGGCAAAACCGCACTGA
- a CDS encoding acyl-[ACP]--phospholipid O-acyltransferase, whose translation MGQLFRIAGFISFILMLFLNAFVDLGHKIVIQNTLFKTYDGDAQILLTAIVNALILLPFVLLFTPSGFLADRFPKNRVMRLSAWVAVALTLAITLFYYLGWFWLAFGTTFLLAAQSAIYSPAKYGYIKELVGKESLAAANGWVQATTTTAILAGIFVFSILFEGRLSEATFTTPDQVMTLIAPLGWVLVLCSLAEVFMAYRLPQTHAGNAMPFDWREYRSGRYLRHNLHAAWDNQVIWLSIVGLAVFWSISQVMLAVFPAFAKETLGETNTVVIQGMLACSGVGIILGSIVAGRVSRGHIETALIPIGALGIALTLFLLPGLGSAWAHALNFALLGFLAGLFLVPLNALIQFNAGEDGLGRVLAANNFIQNILMLSFLALTVAAAYLQIGGLALMLTLAVIALFGALYTLYQLPQSLVRFVIARAMSTRYRLNVIGLKNLPAQGGVLMLGNHVSWIDWAMMQMASPRPVRFVMERVIYERWYLRWFLDFFGVVPISRGSSRQAIATVTRLLDAGEVVCIFPEGTLSKNGQLSEFKRGFELSARAASSGVILPFYQRGLWGSRFSYASEKLKTNRRDGRMREVIVAFGPTLPLNASAEQVKQAVFELSVTSWQTYVMGLPTLPVAWLATAKRDPGAVSIIDSIGTSLTNRRLIAAVLLFAGRVRRLAPEPAIGILLPASSAGAIANLAALMAGKTVVNLNYTASAEALRAGVAQAGIRHVITADRFLRKLEQRGIDLGATLPDVTLHPMEGLRAGIGKLSALAMLGLSSLLPARALLWLFCSQTKPDDTAAILFSSGSEGTPKGIELTHRNIMANVRQISDVLNTESSDVIMANLPLFHAFGLTATTFLPLLEGIPMVCHPDPTDAPGTAKAIARHRATVLCSTSTFLRLYTRNKRVHPLMLQSLRIVVAGAERLGPEVREAFALKFHKPIYEGYGATETTPVASVNVPDALETETWKIQSGSRPGTVGMPLPGTSFRIVDPVSLETLPAGEDGLILIGGVQVMKGYLKAPEKTAEAVVELDGMRWYKTGDKGHLDSDGFLTIVDRYSRFAKLGGEMISLSAVEEQAKQALGQPELEVAAVNLPDERKGERILLLVAGEIDGNVLRRKLLESGANPLSIPAQIARVEAIPKLGSGKTDVGAARRLALAL comes from the coding sequence ATGGGCCAGTTATTTCGCATCGCCGGCTTCATCTCCTTCATCCTGATGCTCTTTCTCAATGCCTTCGTCGACCTGGGGCATAAGATCGTCATCCAGAACACGCTCTTCAAAACCTATGACGGCGATGCGCAGATCCTGCTGACAGCCATCGTCAACGCCCTGATCCTGCTGCCCTTCGTGCTGCTGTTCACGCCGTCGGGCTTCCTCGCCGACCGCTTCCCGAAGAACCGCGTGATGCGTCTCTCCGCCTGGGTGGCGGTCGCGCTCACCCTGGCGATCACGCTCTTCTATTATCTCGGCTGGTTCTGGCTGGCCTTTGGCACGACCTTTCTGCTGGCCGCGCAAAGCGCCATTTATTCGCCGGCCAAATACGGCTATATCAAGGAACTGGTGGGCAAGGAGTCGCTGGCCGCGGCCAACGGCTGGGTCCAGGCGACCACCACCACGGCGATTCTGGCCGGGATCTTCGTCTTCTCCATCCTCTTCGAGGGCCGACTGAGCGAGGCCACCTTCACCACCCCCGACCAGGTCATGACCCTGATCGCGCCGCTCGGCTGGGTGCTGGTGCTCTGCTCGCTGGCCGAGGTCTTCATGGCCTATCGCCTGCCGCAGACCCATGCGGGCAACGCGATGCCGTTCGACTGGCGCGAATACCGCAGTGGGCGCTATCTGCGACACAACCTGCATGCCGCCTGGGACAATCAGGTGATCTGGCTGTCGATCGTGGGGCTGGCGGTCTTCTGGTCGATCTCCCAGGTGATGCTGGCGGTCTTCCCCGCCTTCGCCAAGGAGACGCTCGGCGAGACCAATACCGTGGTCATCCAGGGCATGCTGGCCTGCTCGGGGGTTGGCATCATCCTGGGCTCGATCGTCGCTGGGCGGGTTTCGCGCGGCCATATCGAGACTGCGCTGATCCCGATCGGCGCGCTCGGCATCGCCTTGACCCTGTTCCTGCTGCCCGGACTCGGGTCGGCCTGGGCACACGCGCTGAACTTCGCGCTGCTCGGCTTCCTGGCCGGACTTTTCCTGGTCCCGCTGAACGCCCTGATCCAGTTCAACGCCGGGGAGGACGGTCTGGGCCGGGTGCTGGCGGCCAACAATTTCATCCAGAACATTCTGATGCTGAGCTTTCTCGCGCTCACGGTGGCGGCGGCCTATCTCCAGATCGGCGGTCTGGCCCTGATGCTCACGCTGGCCGTGATCGCGCTGTTCGGCGCGCTCTATACGCTCTATCAACTGCCGCAGTCGCTGGTGCGCTTCGTCATCGCCCGCGCCATGTCGACCCGCTACCGCCTCAATGTCATCGGTTTGAAAAACCTGCCCGCGCAGGGCGGCGTGCTGATGCTCGGCAATCATGTCAGTTGGATCGACTGGGCGATGATGCAGATGGCCAGTCCGCGGCCGGTGCGCTTCGTCATGGAGCGGGTGATTTACGAACGCTGGTATCTGCGCTGGTTTCTGGATTTCTTCGGCGTGGTGCCGATCTCGCGCGGGAGCAGCCGGCAGGCGATCGCGACCGTGACCCGACTTCTGGACGCGGGCGAGGTGGTCTGCATCTTCCCGGAAGGGACGCTGAGCAAGAACGGCCAGCTCTCGGAATTCAAGCGCGGATTCGAGCTATCGGCGCGCGCGGCGAGTTCGGGCGTCATCCTGCCCTTCTATCAACGCGGTCTCTGGGGGAGCCGCTTCTCCTATGCCAGCGAGAAGCTCAAGACGAATCGCCGCGACGGTCGGATGCGGGAGGTCATCGTGGCCTTCGGTCCGACCCTACCGCTGAACGCGAGCGCCGAACAGGTCAAGCAGGCGGTATTCGAGCTGTCGGTGACTTCCTGGCAGACCTATGTCATGGGCCTGCCGACCCTGCCGGTCGCCTGGCTCGCGACCGCCAAACGTGACCCCGGCGCCGTGTCGATCATCGACTCCATCGGCACCTCGCTGACCAATCGGCGTCTGATCGCCGCCGTGCTGCTGTTCGCCGGACGGGTCCGCCGACTGGCCCCCGAACCGGCCATCGGCATCCTGCTGCCCGCCAGCAGCGCCGGGGCCATCGCCAACCTCGCCGCGCTCATGGCGGGCAAGACGGTGGTGAATCTGAACTACACCGCCAGCGCCGAGGCCTTGCGGGCCGGCGTCGCGCAGGCTGGCATCCGCCATGTCATCACCGCCGACCGTTTTCTGCGCAAGCTCGAACAGCGCGGGATCGATCTCGGCGCGACCCTGCCGGACGTGACCCTGCATCCGATGGAAGGCCTTCGCGCCGGGATCGGCAAGCTCAGTGCACTGGCCATGCTAGGGCTGTCAAGCCTGCTCCCGGCGCGCGCCCTGCTCTGGCTGTTTTGCAGTCAAACCAAACCGGACGACACCGCCGCGATCCTCTTTTCCAGCGGCAGCGAGGGCACGCCCAAGGGCATCGAACTCACTCATCGCAACATCATGGCCAACGTGCGCCAGATCTCGGACGTGCTCAATACCGAAAGCAGCGACGTCATCATGGCCAACCTGCCGCTGTTCCATGCCTTCGGGTTGACTGCGACCACCTTCCTCCCGCTGCTGGAAGGCATCCCCATGGTCTGTCACCCCGATCCCACCGACGCGCCCGGCACCGCCAAGGCGATCGCCCGTCATCGCGCCACGGTGCTCTGTAGCACCTCGACCTTCCTGCGGCTCTATACCCGTAACAAGCGCGTCCATCCGCTGATGCTCCAGTCGCTGCGGATCGTCGTCGCCGGCGCGGAGCGGCTGGGGCCGGAGGTGCGGGAAGCCTTCGCGCTCAAGTTCCACAAACCGATCTACGAGGGTTATGGCGCGACCGAGACCACGCCGGTGGCCAGCGTCAACGTCCCGGACGCCTTGGAGACAGAAACCTGGAAGATCCAGTCCGGCTCGCGCCCCGGCACCGTCGGCATGCCGCTGCCCGGAACCAGCTTCCGCATCGTCGATCCGGTCTCGCTGGAGACGCTGCCGGCGGGCGAGGACGGGTTGATCCTGATCGGCGGCGTGCAGGTCATGAAGGGCTACCTCAAGGCACCCGAAAAGACCGCCGAGGCGGTCGTCGAGCTGGACGGCATGCGCTGGTACAAAACCGGCGACAAGGGACATCTGGACAGCGATGGCTTCCTGACCATCGTCGACCGCTACTCCCGCTTCGCCAAGCTGGGCGGCGAGATGATCAGCCTGAGCGCGGTCGAGGAACAGGCGAAGCAGGCGCTCGGCCAGCCCGAGCTGGAGGTCGCGGCGGTCAATCTGCCCGACGAGCGCAAGGGCGAGCGCATCCTGCTGCTGGTCGCGGGAGAGATCGATGGGAATGTGCTGCGCAGAAAGCTGCTGGAGTCGGGCGCCAATCCGCTGAGCATCCCGGCACAGATCGCGCGGGTCGAGGCGATCCCGAAGCTCGGCAGCGGCAAGACCGATGTCGGCGCTGCGCGGCGGCTGGCGCTCGCACTTTAG
- a CDS encoding HAD family hydrolase, protein MALSIFDLDNTLLNGDSDYLWGRFLAREGIVDGDRYERENERFYRDYRAGTLDIQEFLRFSLRPLRDHPRQRLEALRERFVAELIEPIMLAAARELIAKHQAAGDTLMIVTATNAFVTAPIAARFGIPHLIATQPAESNGQYTGEVEGVPAFREGKVIRLEQWLAEHRRDLTGSTFYSDSHNDLPLLERVERPVAVDPDTQLRAIAESRGWTILSLRD, encoded by the coding sequence ATGGCCCTGTCCATCTTCGATCTCGACAATACCCTGCTCAATGGCGACTCGGATTATCTCTGGGGACGCTTCCTCGCGCGCGAGGGCATCGTGGACGGCGATCGTTACGAACGCGAAAACGAACGCTTCTATCGCGACTACCGGGCCGGAACGCTGGACATCCAGGAATTTCTGCGCTTTTCGCTGAGACCGCTCCGCGATCACCCCCGTCAGCGGCTGGAGGCACTGCGCGAGCGGTTCGTCGCCGAGCTGATCGAGCCGATCATGCTCGCGGCGGCGCGTGAGTTGATCGCCAAGCACCAGGCCGCCGGCGATACGCTCATGATCGTGACGGCGACCAATGCCTTCGTGACCGCGCCCATCGCCGCGCGTTTCGGCATCCCGCACCTGATCGCGACCCAGCCGGCGGAATCGAACGGTCAATACACGGGCGAAGTCGAAGGCGTGCCGGCCTTTCGGGAAGGCAAGGTCATCCGCCTGGAACAATGGCTCGCCGAGCATCGGCGGGATCTGACCGGAAGCACCTTCTACAGCGACTCGCACAACGACCTACCGCTTCTGGAGCGGGTCGAGCGACCCGTGGCCGTCGATCCGGACACCCAACTCCGCGCCATTGCGGAATCCCGCGGCTGGACCATCCTCTCCTTGCGGGATTGA
- a CDS encoding RNA pyrophosphohydrolase, with protein MIDHDGFRPNVGIILSNRDRRLFWGRRVGQNAWQFPQGGINADETPEEAMYRELEEEVGLKALQVTILGSTRGWLRYHLPKRYIRRHCGPTCIGQKQVWFLLRVDCGEDAFCLDTTDKPEFDAWRWVRYWQPLQEVVYFKRRVYQQALEELAPILYPEGLPRHEEYFTGVAGFLRQRHP; from the coding sequence TTGATCGACCACGACGGTTTTCGACCCAACGTCGGCATTATTCTGAGCAATCGGGATCGTCGCTTATTCTGGGGACGCCGTGTTGGCCAGAATGCATGGCAATTCCCCCAGGGCGGCATCAATGCCGACGAAACTCCCGAAGAAGCGATGTACCGGGAACTTGAGGAAGAAGTCGGCCTGAAAGCCTTACAGGTCACTATTCTGGGCAGCACCCGGGGCTGGTTGCGTTACCATCTGCCCAAGCGCTATATCCGTCGGCATTGCGGGCCGACCTGCATCGGTCAGAAGCAGGTCTGGTTCCTGCTCCGGGTGGATTGCGGGGAGGACGCCTTCTGCCTCGATACCACGGATAAACCCGAATTCGATGCCTGGCGTTGGGTCCGGTATTGGCAGCCGCTCCAGGAAGTCGTCTATTTCAAGCGTCGCGTCTATCAACAGGCGCTTGAGGAATTGGCGCCCATCCTTTATCCCGAGGGCTTGCCGCGACACGAGGAGTACTTTACCGGGGTCGCGGGGTTTCTGCGCCAGCGCCATCCTTAG
- the ptsP gene encoding phosphoenolpyruvate--protein phosphotransferase translates to MLESLRRIVQEVNNAQDLEQALTIIVRRVKQAVGADVCSVYLNDFDNRCHILHATEGLSGNVVGRVRLELGRGLIGLVSERAEPINLDDAATHPRYERIVDIGEESYHGFLGAPIIQNRKVLGVLVLRQRQRRHFEEDEVTFVMTLASQLAGAITYARTSGELVRLQDDGIPQRFLPGLPASPGIGIGQAVVVYPPADLDAVPDRRPDSLDVEEEDFRRAVRNVVNDLDRFAARTQKLLSTEDMALFDAWRLMLESDTLIDGTLSRIRAGNWAPGALRETITEHAKVFDNMDDAYLRERGSDVRDLGRCVLMHLQNLTAAPIQYAPQTILVGEEISAMQIADVPREKLVGIVSTTGSGSSHVGILARGMGVPAAMGVADLPVGRAEGREMVVDGYRGRVYVAPGPAVRSEYQRLAEDDAVLTNELQTLRHLPAETTDGYLVPLYLNTGLVSENRPLGIEESAGVGLYRTELPFIVRDSFPGEAAQMSNYRHVLELFAPRPVTIRTLDIGGDKPLPYFPMHEANPFLGWRGIRITLDHPEIFLTQVRAILRAAIGLDNLQLLLPMISTVGEVDDALLLIHRAHDELLEEGYQVKMPPVGVMIEVPAAVYQSEALARRVDFLSVGTNDLTQYLLAVDRNNPHVAKLYDEFHPAILRALLQIITGARVHGREVSVCGEMAGDPLATFLLLGMGVHSLSMGAGSLLRVKRVIRSISRARAREVLKVALQCEDSGSVRRLLLDALEAVGLGGLVRPGK, encoded by the coding sequence ATGCTGGAGTCGTTGCGGCGTATCGTTCAGGAAGTCAATAACGCCCAGGATCTCGAGCAGGCGCTGACGATCATCGTGCGTCGCGTCAAACAGGCGGTCGGCGCCGATGTCTGCTCCGTGTATCTCAACGATTTCGATAACCGCTGTCATATCCTGCACGCGACCGAGGGACTGAGCGGCAATGTCGTCGGGCGGGTGCGTCTGGAGCTTGGCCGCGGACTGATCGGTCTGGTCAGCGAGCGCGCCGAACCGATCAATCTCGACGACGCCGCGACCCATCCGCGCTACGAACGGATCGTCGACATTGGCGAGGAGAGTTATCACGGGTTTCTGGGCGCGCCCATCATCCAGAATCGCAAGGTGCTCGGCGTGCTGGTGCTGCGCCAGCGCCAGCGTCGCCACTTCGAGGAGGACGAAGTCACCTTCGTCATGACCCTGGCGTCGCAACTCGCCGGGGCCATCACCTATGCCCGGACCAGTGGCGAACTGGTGCGTCTTCAGGATGACGGCATTCCGCAGCGCTTTCTGCCCGGGCTGCCCGCCTCGCCGGGAATCGGCATCGGCCAAGCGGTCGTGGTCTATCCACCGGCCGATCTGGATGCCGTCCCGGATCGCCGTCCCGACAGCTTGGATGTGGAGGAGGAGGATTTTCGGCGCGCGGTGCGCAATGTGGTCAATGACCTGGATCGCTTCGCGGCGCGGACCCAAAAGCTTTTGAGCACCGAGGACATGGCGCTGTTCGACGCCTGGCGCCTGATGCTGGAGAGCGACACCCTGATCGACGGCACCCTGTCGCGCATTCGCGCCGGCAACTGGGCGCCGGGGGCACTGCGCGAGACGATCACCGAACACGCCAAGGTCTTCGACAACATGGACGATGCCTATCTGCGCGAGCGGGGGTCCGATGTCCGGGATCTGGGGCGCTGCGTGCTGATGCACCTCCAGAATCTGACCGCCGCGCCAATCCAGTACGCGCCCCAGACGATCCTGGTGGGTGAGGAAATCAGCGCGATGCAGATCGCCGACGTGCCGCGCGAAAAGCTCGTCGGCATCGTCTCCACCACCGGCTCGGGGTCGTCCCATGTCGGGATTCTGGCGCGCGGCATGGGCGTGCCGGCAGCGATGGGTGTCGCGGATTTACCGGTCGGGCGGGCCGAGGGACGGGAAATGGTGGTGGACGGGTATCGCGGGCGCGTCTATGTCGCCCCCGGCCCAGCGGTTCGCTCCGAGTATCAGCGTCTCGCGGAAGACGATGCCGTCCTGACCAACGAACTCCAGACCCTGCGTCATCTGCCTGCCGAAACCACCGACGGCTATCTGGTGCCGCTGTATCTGAACACCGGCCTTGTCTCGGAGAATCGCCCGCTCGGGATCGAGGAATCCGCCGGCGTCGGACTGTACCGTACCGAGCTTCCCTTTATCGTGCGCGACAGCTTTCCGGGCGAGGCCGCTCAGATGTCGAATTACCGGCATGTGCTGGAGCTGTTCGCGCCGCGCCCCGTGACCATCCGCACGCTCGATATCGGCGGCGACAAACCGCTGCCCTATTTCCCAATGCACGAGGCCAACCCCTTTCTGGGTTGGCGCGGCATCCGCATCACGCTCGATCATCCCGAGATTTTTCTGACCCAGGTGCGGGCTATCCTGCGCGCCGCCATTGGCTTGGACAATCTGCAACTGCTGCTGCCCATGATCAGCACCGTTGGCGAGGTCGACGACGCCTTGCTGCTGATCCATCGCGCCCACGACGAACTGCTGGAGGAAGGCTATCAGGTCAAGATGCCGCCGGTCGGCGTCATGATCGAGGTTCCCGCCGCCGTCTATCAGTCCGAGGCGCTGGCGCGTCGCGTCGATTTTCTCTCGGTCGGCACCAACGACCTGACCCAATACCTGCTCGCCGTCGACCGCAACAATCCGCATGTCGCCAAGCTCTACGACGAGTTTCATCCGGCGATCCTGCGCGCCCTGCTTCAGATCATCACCGGCGCGCGGGTGCATGGCCGCGAGGTGAGCGTCTGCGGCGAGATGGCCGGCGACCCGCTCGCCACCTTTCTGCTGCTCGGCATGGGTGTGCACAGCCTGAGCATGGGCGCCGGCAGTCTGCTGCGGGTCAAGCGCGTCATCCGCAGCATCAGCCGGGCACGCGCGCGCGAGGTGCTGAAAGTCGCGCTGCAATGCGAGGACTCCGGTTCGGTGCGCCGCTTGCTCCTCGATGCGCTGGAAGCCGTCGGGCTGGGTGGGCTGGTGCGTCCTGGGAAATAG